In one Chitinophaga sancti genomic region, the following are encoded:
- a CDS encoding hybrid sensor histidine kinase/response regulator yields MILIVDDKPENILSLRKTLELHDFEVDTALSGEEALKKILKNNYALIILDVQMPSMDGFEVAETISGYSKARDVPILFLSAVNKDKKFIARGYASGGLDYITKPVDPDILLLKVKTFIKLYEQNRQLQAMHENLRQEVEVRKQAQAALNAKVQEQHSILESLPQVAFTARGDGAVEYANRHWFYYSPSLDSFPATFNQDHEEQRVWENAILAGQPIEKEVYLHNRLTHHYRCHLLRAIPIEEDGQIVKWVGTFTDIAHQQQANEILEQRVEERTHELQEMNQALEASNYELQQFASVASHDLKEPLRKIQLFGTILRDRHLGTNPDAMQYMERIVSSSERMSRLISDLLKYSRLSADNTFEPVNLNGLISEILADLELSVRDAEAEIVVAELPVVEAIPGQIRQALQNIISNALKFRRPGVRALITIKAEIVEERELESEALAAGNYCRIIVSDNGIGFDEKYLPKIFTLFQRLHSTDAYEGTGIGLSIAKKVIEKHQGIISAQSREDEGTRFIMVLPLKQSN; encoded by the coding sequence ATGATATTAATCGTCGATGATAAGCCGGAAAATATTCTATCCCTTAGGAAGACACTAGAGCTGCATGATTTTGAGGTAGATACCGCGTTATCAGGAGAGGAAGCGCTCAAAAAGATCCTTAAGAACAACTACGCACTCATCATTTTGGATGTACAGATGCCTAGTATGGATGGCTTTGAGGTAGCTGAAACCATTTCCGGATATAGTAAAGCAAGGGACGTGCCTATCCTGTTCCTGTCTGCTGTAAATAAGGATAAAAAATTCATTGCCAGGGGGTACGCATCTGGTGGTTTGGACTACATTACCAAACCAGTGGACCCTGACATCTTACTCCTTAAGGTAAAGACTTTCATAAAATTATATGAACAGAACCGCCAGTTGCAGGCGATGCATGAGAACCTCCGGCAGGAAGTAGAAGTGCGTAAGCAGGCACAGGCTGCCCTGAATGCGAAAGTGCAGGAGCAGCATTCCATACTGGAATCGCTGCCCCAGGTAGCTTTTACGGCCCGGGGCGATGGTGCTGTGGAATATGCGAACCGTCACTGGTTCTATTATTCCCCATCGCTGGATAGTTTTCCGGCTACCTTTAACCAGGATCATGAGGAGCAGCGGGTATGGGAAAATGCGATCCTGGCGGGGCAACCCATTGAGAAAGAAGTATACCTGCATAACCGGCTCACGCACCATTACAGGTGTCATTTACTGCGGGCCATTCCTATTGAAGAGGATGGACAAATTGTGAAATGGGTGGGCACCTTTACAGATATTGCACATCAGCAGCAGGCGAATGAGATCCTGGAGCAGCGGGTAGAGGAACGTACGCATGAACTGCAGGAGATGAACCAGGCACTGGAAGCGAGTAACTACGAGTTACAGCAGTTTGCCAGCGTAGCATCGCATGACCTGAAAGAACCTTTGCGGAAGATCCAGTTGTTCGGCACCATTTTGCGGGATCGTCATTTGGGTACGAACCCGGATGCGATGCAGTATATGGAGCGGATAGTGAGTTCTTCTGAGCGTATGAGCCGTTTGATCAGTGATCTGCTGAAGTATTCCCGCTTATCAGCGGATAATACATTTGAGCCGGTGAACCTGAATGGTTTGATCAGCGAGATACTGGCAGACCTGGAATTGTCTGTACGGGATGCGGAAGCGGAAATAGTGGTGGCAGAATTGCCGGTGGTAGAAGCAATACCGGGGCAGATCAGGCAGGCTTTGCAGAATATCATCAGCAATGCATTAAAATTCAGGAGACCCGGGGTAAGGGCCCTGATCACGATAAAGGCGGAGATTGTAGAAGAAAGAGAGCTGGAAAGTGAAGCGCTGGCAGCGGGGAATTATTGCAGGATCATTGTGAGCGATAATGGGATAGGGTTTGATGAAAAGTACCTACCGAAGATATTTACGCTGTTTCAGCGATTGCATAGTACGGATGCGTATGAGGGAACGGGGATTGGGCTGAGTATTGCGAAGAAGGTGATTGAGAAGCACCAGGGAATTATCAGTGCGCAGAGCCGGGAAGATGAGGGTACGAGGTTTATAATGGTGTTGCCGTTGAAGCAGTCGAACTAA
- a CDS encoding cation:proton antiporter, translating to MIHLAPLIKDLALILIAAAVTTLIFKRLRQPLVLGYIVAGLLVGQHVSLVPTVTDEKNIHVWSEIGVIFLLFSLGLEFSFKKLIKVGGAASISALVEVVFMLALGYLLGQIMGWSPMDSIFLGGIISISSTTIIIRAFEELGVKGLKFAGLVFGILVVEDLVAIVLLVLLSTLAVSRQFEGGAMLISVVKLVFFLIAWFVTGIFFIPTLLRMTKKIMNEETLLVTSVGLCLLMVVLATQVGFSPALGAFIMGSILAETTQAEKIEHLVKPVKELFGAVFLISVGMLINPAMLVKYAVPVLIITVVTLIGKTLSTGIGALLSGQPLKTSVQAGMSLAQIGEFSFIIAQLGLTLNVTSEFLYPVAVAVSAVTTFTTPYMIKLSGPVYEKLAELMPHRWKTAINRYSAAAQTISVVSDWKILLRSYFTNVIIYTVVILAIILLSSYYLLPMSGVYNWGRAMSAVLTFLLLMPFLWALGFRNIASAASNRIWEQKKYRGPLMLLRLARIVIAIFLLGFFIDRFYSYSVALAVTAIMIVLIFVFRHKIGDFYTTIEERFFSNFNARETKVGNISKSVLAPWDAHLAVSEIKPLSPVAGSTLEDLQLRENYGINIALINRSGIKMYAPDKYARLFPGDVVTAIGTDEQLQKFNHYLEPAHAAIAVPVNDGDPIALKQFLVTAQSPLEGKTIREAGIRERTSGIVLGIERKGQRLLNPASLTVLQAGDIVWIAGSGGRLHAWLKEINSKPNLL from the coding sequence ATGATTCATTTAGCACCGTTAATTAAAGACCTGGCATTAATACTGATCGCCGCAGCTGTTACCACCCTTATATTCAAGCGCCTGCGCCAGCCGTTGGTATTAGGGTACATCGTAGCAGGCCTGCTGGTAGGCCAACACGTCTCGCTTGTTCCAACCGTAACCGATGAAAAGAATATCCATGTATGGTCTGAAATAGGTGTCATATTTCTACTCTTCAGCCTTGGCCTCGAATTCAGTTTCAAGAAACTGATCAAAGTAGGTGGCGCCGCAAGCATCAGCGCCCTCGTCGAAGTTGTCTTCATGCTCGCCCTCGGTTACCTCCTGGGCCAGATCATGGGATGGTCACCTATGGATAGTATTTTCCTGGGTGGTATCATCTCTATATCCTCCACCACGATCATCATCCGCGCCTTCGAAGAACTGGGGGTAAAAGGACTTAAATTCGCCGGCCTCGTTTTCGGGATCCTCGTTGTTGAAGACCTGGTAGCCATCGTCCTCCTGGTGTTATTATCCACCCTGGCCGTCAGCCGCCAGTTCGAAGGAGGGGCCATGCTCATCTCCGTAGTCAAACTCGTATTCTTCCTCATCGCCTGGTTTGTAACCGGTATCTTCTTTATCCCAACCCTGCTCCGCATGACGAAGAAGATCATGAACGAAGAAACCCTTTTGGTGACCTCCGTGGGCCTTTGCCTGCTCATGGTTGTACTCGCTACTCAGGTCGGTTTTTCTCCGGCTTTAGGCGCTTTTATCATGGGATCCATCCTGGCAGAAACCACCCAGGCAGAGAAAATAGAACACCTGGTAAAACCCGTCAAGGAACTATTCGGGGCCGTTTTCCTTATCTCCGTAGGGATGTTGATCAACCCCGCCATGCTGGTAAAATATGCAGTGCCGGTACTCATCATCACCGTAGTTACCCTGATTGGCAAAACACTGAGCACCGGTATCGGCGCCCTGCTCTCAGGTCAGCCCTTAAAAACATCCGTACAGGCAGGGATGAGCCTTGCCCAGATCGGGGAGTTCTCTTTTATCATTGCGCAACTCGGCCTCACCCTGAATGTAACAAGTGAATTCCTCTACCCGGTGGCAGTGGCAGTATCAGCAGTGACCACTTTCACCACGCCTTATATGATCAAATTATCCGGTCCTGTTTACGAGAAACTTGCTGAGCTGATGCCACATCGCTGGAAGACGGCCATTAACCGGTATAGTGCCGCGGCACAAACCATCTCGGTTGTAAGCGACTGGAAAATATTGCTGAGGAGTTACTTCACAAACGTTATTATATATACGGTCGTCATCCTGGCTATCATATTATTGTCATCGTATTACCTGCTGCCCATGTCAGGGGTATATAACTGGGGCCGTGCCATGAGTGCAGTCCTCACTTTCCTGCTACTCATGCCTTTCTTGTGGGCACTGGGTTTCAGGAATATTGCCAGTGCAGCATCCAATCGCATCTGGGAACAGAAAAAGTACCGGGGGCCACTGATGCTGCTCCGTTTAGCACGGATCGTGATCGCCATATTCCTCCTGGGCTTCTTCATCGATCGTTTCTATTCCTACTCCGTAGCATTGGCGGTAACAGCCATCATGATTGTATTGATCTTCGTGTTCCGTCATAAGATCGGTGATTTTTATACCACCATCGAAGAACGCTTCTTTTCCAATTTCAATGCCCGGGAAACCAAAGTAGGGAATATCAGTAAGTCGGTTTTAGCCCCCTGGGATGCGCATCTGGCCGTGTCAGAGATCAAACCACTTTCACCCGTGGCCGGTTCCACCCTGGAGGATCTACAACTCAGGGAAAACTATGGGATCAATATCGCCCTGATAAACAGGAGCGGTATCAAGATGTATGCACCCGATAAATATGCCCGCCTTTTTCCTGGCGATGTGGTTACTGCCATCGGCACCGACGAACAATTGCAGAAGTTCAACCATTACCTGGAACCTGCTCATGCAGCCATTGCTGTGCCGGTGAATGACGGGGATCCGATTGCCCTGAAACAATTCCTGGTGACAGCGCAATCTCCCCTTGAAGGCAAGACGATCCGCGAAGCAGGGATCAGGGAAAGAACCAGTGGCATCGTGCTGGGGATAGAGCGGAAAGGACAACGACTATTAAACCCGGCTTCCCTGACCGTGTTGCAGGCAGGAGATATTGTGTGGATAGCAGGAAGCGGTGGAAGACTTCACGCATGGCTCAAAGAAATAAATAGTAAACCAAATCTTTTGTAG
- a CDS encoding efflux RND transporter permease subunit yields MFDTFIKRPVLSLVISLLIVLLGLLALFSLPVTQFPDIVPPSVTVTAKYTGANAEVCAKAVATPLERAINGVPGMTYMSSVSSNTGVTLISVSFAVGTDPDQAAVNVQNRVATILDELPEEVIKAGVSTEKEVNSMLLYLNIMSEDSTLNEKFIYNFADINVLQELKRIDGVGFAEIMGAKEYAMRVWLKPDRMLAYSVSAEDVVEAIRRQNIEAAPGKTGEAADNDPQVLQYVLRYTGKFFEAEQYQNLIVRANTDGSVLLLKDIADVEFGALSYGMVSKTDGKPSASIMLKQRPGSNAQDVIANVKKRMEEMKATSFPPGMTYNFNYDVSRFLDASIHEVLRTLVEAFILVFIVVFLFIQDFRSTLIPALAVPVALIGTLAFMQMMGFSINLLTLFALVLAIGIVVDNAIVVVEAVHVKMHEHHMAPLQATLAAMREISGALVAITLVMSAVFVPVAFLSGPVGVFYRQFSLTLAIAIVISGINAVTLTPALCAIMLKNHHTAGKKRTWLQKFFDKFNYRYNQTEKKYQHLVGYIAGRRMITIGMLVLFFIATWGVSAILPGGFIPSEDQGMIYVNVTTPAGATVSRTEAVLDDVQKIAANLKETESVSTLAGYSLVSEVAGASYGMGMVNLKPWEERKRSVKEIIAQLEKDTRNIGDASIEFFPPPTVPGFGNSSGFELRVLDKSGTGDLKQTADVTKAFINALKERKEIGSAFTSFDPDFPQYMIHVDQAMAAKKGVSIDNAMSTLQTLLGSYYASNFIRFGQMYKVMVQASPRYRTKPEDILHLYVKNDKGEMVAYSNFIKLERVFGPEQLTRYNMYTAAMINGDAAPGYSSGDAIKAIEEVAKQQLPRGFSYEWSGMTREQILSGNQAVYIFAIVLLFVYLLLAAQYESFLLPLPVILSLPAGIFGAFFTLKLAGLENNIYAQVALVMLVGLLGKNAILIVEFAILKHKQGATVLESAMQGAVSRLRPILMTSFAFIAGLIPLCIASGAGAMGNRSIGTAAAGGMLIGTVFGVLVIPGLYVLFASIAEKRRKPHEVKAHHVVTVLVLGLFMSSCYTPKAVEYPDAPVVPATFDSAAHSGVKDTSASTPLSYRQFFADPYLQQLLDTALHNNTDIRLALQRVEMTKAQLMVAGKAWLPAVNAAVDAGVERYGDYTMNGVGNYDTNLSPNIDNKQRIPDPVPNYFIGLKSAWEIDLWGKLKNGKRAAQQRMLASEQGRRLVSTQLIANVAGLYYQLLALDNERSVLERNIVLQETALATVRIQQEAGRATLLAVQQFHAQLLNTQSLMMSIQQQATRLENQLNALLGRFPQAIPRDTSLLTAALPPVANVGMPATLLSHRPDIQQAALELGAAKADVAAAKAAFLPSLNINPYVGFNSFKGNLLFNTGSVAYGLLGGITAPILNKKQLAAQYQVNSASALSAFYNYRQRVIDAYQEVMTALARLHNGQEAFRLKEAEVMMLKAGVSTANDLYITGYANYLEVIMAQRSVLEAELALADSRRELFLGSIELYRALGGM; encoded by the coding sequence ATGTTTGATACTTTTATCAAGCGGCCCGTGTTGTCGCTCGTCATTTCATTACTCATAGTCCTCCTGGGCTTACTGGCCCTCTTTTCTCTGCCAGTGACCCAGTTCCCGGATATCGTTCCACCATCCGTGACCGTTACAGCCAAGTACACCGGTGCGAATGCGGAAGTATGTGCCAAAGCCGTGGCGACCCCGCTGGAGCGTGCCATTAACGGTGTGCCGGGTATGACCTACATGTCATCTGTATCCAGTAATACAGGTGTCACCCTTATCTCTGTTTCCTTTGCGGTAGGTACCGATCCTGACCAGGCCGCGGTAAACGTGCAGAACCGGGTGGCCACCATCCTGGATGAATTGCCTGAAGAGGTGATCAAAGCCGGTGTGAGCACGGAAAAAGAAGTGAACAGTATGCTGCTCTACCTCAACATCATGAGTGAAGACAGCACCCTCAATGAAAAATTCATTTATAATTTTGCAGACATCAACGTACTACAGGAACTGAAAAGAATTGACGGCGTGGGCTTTGCAGAGATCATGGGTGCCAAGGAATACGCCATGCGCGTATGGCTGAAACCTGACCGGATGCTGGCTTACAGCGTTTCGGCCGAGGACGTGGTGGAAGCGATCCGCAGGCAAAACATTGAAGCTGCCCCTGGTAAAACCGGTGAAGCTGCTGATAATGATCCCCAGGTATTACAATATGTATTGCGCTATACCGGCAAATTTTTTGAAGCTGAACAATACCAAAATCTTATTGTAAGGGCGAATACAGATGGTTCTGTATTATTGCTGAAAGACATTGCCGACGTGGAATTCGGCGCACTGAGCTATGGCATGGTGTCTAAAACGGATGGCAAGCCTTCGGCCTCCATCATGCTGAAACAACGCCCCGGCTCCAATGCGCAGGATGTAATCGCCAATGTTAAAAAACGCATGGAGGAAATGAAAGCGACGTCTTTCCCCCCGGGCATGACTTATAATTTTAACTACGACGTATCCCGCTTCCTGGACGCCTCTATTCACGAGGTATTGCGTACGCTGGTAGAAGCGTTTATACTCGTGTTCATCGTGGTATTCCTCTTTATCCAGGACTTCCGGTCTACGCTCATACCTGCGCTGGCAGTGCCTGTAGCCCTGATCGGCACACTGGCTTTTATGCAGATGATGGGCTTCTCTATCAACCTGCTCACACTCTTTGCCCTGGTACTTGCCATTGGCATCGTCGTCGATAACGCCATTGTGGTCGTGGAAGCCGTCCATGTAAAAATGCACGAGCACCACATGGCTCCCTTACAGGCTACGCTGGCGGCTATGCGCGAAATCAGCGGGGCACTGGTGGCGATTACATTGGTAATGAGTGCCGTGTTTGTACCGGTGGCATTCCTCTCCGGGCCTGTGGGCGTGTTCTACCGGCAGTTCTCGCTGACGCTGGCCATTGCCATCGTGATCTCCGGCATCAATGCTGTGACCCTCACGCCAGCCCTCTGTGCCATCATGCTGAAGAATCATCATACAGCAGGTAAGAAACGTACATGGCTACAAAAGTTCTTCGACAAGTTTAATTATAGATATAATCAAACGGAAAAGAAATACCAGCACCTGGTTGGATATATTGCAGGCAGGCGCATGATCACAATTGGGATGCTGGTGCTCTTTTTTATTGCCACATGGGGTGTGAGTGCCATCCTGCCCGGTGGCTTCATCCCTTCTGAAGACCAGGGCATGATCTATGTGAACGTGACAACACCTGCAGGTGCCACCGTATCCAGAACGGAAGCGGTGCTGGATGATGTACAGAAAATAGCGGCGAACCTGAAGGAAACCGAATCTGTATCTACATTGGCGGGATATAGCCTGGTGAGTGAGGTAGCCGGCGCTTCGTATGGTATGGGGATGGTGAACCTGAAACCATGGGAAGAAAGAAAGCGTTCTGTGAAAGAGATCATTGCACAACTGGAAAAGGATACACGAAATATCGGGGATGCAAGTATCGAGTTCTTCCCCCCTCCTACAGTTCCGGGTTTTGGTAACTCCAGTGGTTTTGAATTGCGTGTGTTGGATAAGAGTGGTACCGGCGATTTAAAGCAGACGGCGGATGTAACGAAGGCATTTATCAATGCATTGAAAGAAAGAAAAGAAATAGGGAGTGCATTTACCAGTTTTGACCCAGACTTTCCGCAGTATATGATCCATGTGGATCAGGCCATGGCAGCGAAGAAGGGCGTAAGTATTGATAATGCGATGAGCACTTTGCAAACCTTGCTGGGTAGCTATTATGCATCGAACTTCATTCGCTTTGGGCAGATGTACAAAGTGATGGTGCAGGCCTCACCACGTTACAGAACCAAGCCGGAAGACATCCTGCATTTGTATGTGAAGAATGATAAAGGAGAGATGGTCGCGTATTCCAATTTCATCAAACTGGAAAGGGTATTTGGGCCGGAACAGCTGACACGTTATAACATGTATACCGCGGCAATGATCAATGGTGATGCGGCACCGGGCTATAGTAGCGGAGATGCGATCAAAGCGATTGAGGAAGTAGCAAAGCAGCAATTGCCAAGAGGATTTAGTTATGAATGGAGTGGTATGACGAGAGAACAGATCCTGTCGGGTAACCAGGCGGTGTACATTTTTGCCATCGTATTGCTCTTTGTGTACTTATTGCTGGCAGCACAATATGAAAGTTTCCTATTGCCATTGCCGGTGATCTTATCCTTGCCGGCGGGGATTTTCGGGGCCTTCTTTACATTGAAGCTCGCGGGCCTGGAGAATAATATTTATGCGCAGGTGGCATTGGTGATGCTGGTTGGCTTGCTGGGTAAGAATGCGATCCTGATCGTAGAATTTGCGATCCTGAAACATAAGCAGGGAGCTACCGTGTTGGAAAGTGCCATGCAGGGTGCGGTATCCCGTTTACGCCCTATTCTTATGACATCATTTGCCTTCATTGCGGGTCTGATTCCCTTGTGTATCGCGAGTGGTGCGGGCGCCATGGGTAACAGGTCTATTGGTACTGCGGCAGCAGGTGGAATGTTGATAGGAACGGTGTTCGGGGTATTGGTGATCCCTGGATTGTATGTGTTGTTTGCCAGTATCGCGGAGAAGAGAAGGAAACCACATGAGGTGAAAGCGCATCATGTAGTCACGGTGCTGGTACTGGGATTGTTTATGAGTAGCTGTTATACGCCGAAAGCAGTGGAGTACCCGGATGCACCTGTGGTACCGGCGACATTTGATAGTGCGGCACATTCCGGGGTGAAAGATACAAGCGCCAGCACCCCGCTTAGTTACCGGCAGTTCTTTGCAGATCCTTATCTGCAGCAGCTATTGGATACTGCTTTGCATAATAATACGGATATCCGGCTGGCATTGCAAAGAGTAGAAATGACAAAGGCACAACTGATGGTAGCCGGCAAGGCCTGGTTACCTGCTGTGAATGCCGCTGTGGATGCGGGCGTAGAAAGGTATGGTGACTATACGATGAATGGCGTGGGTAACTATGATACCAACCTTTCTCCGAATATTGATAATAAGCAACGCATTCCGGATCCGGTACCGAATTATTTTATTGGCTTGAAGAGTGCCTGGGAAATTGATCTGTGGGGGAAATTGAAGAATGGAAAGAGGGCGGCACAACAGCGAATGCTGGCCAGTGAGCAGGGTCGCAGACTGGTAAGCACGCAATTAATTGCAAATGTAGCAGGCCTGTATTACCAGTTACTTGCACTGGATAATGAAAGGTCTGTACTGGAAAGGAATATTGTTTTGCAGGAGACCGCATTAGCTACCGTGCGCATTCAGCAGGAAGCAGGAAGAGCTACATTGCTGGCAGTGCAACAGTTCCATGCGCAGTTACTGAATACACAGAGTTTAATGATGAGCATTCAACAGCAGGCCACCCGGTTGGAGAACCAGCTGAATGCCTTGCTGGGTAGATTTCCGCAGGCCATACCAAGGGATACATCTTTGCTGACAGCGGCATTGCCACCTGTTGCCAATGTGGGTATGCCGGCGACCTTGTTATCCCATCGCCCGGATATCCAGCAGGCAGCCCTGGAACTGGGTGCAGCGAAAGCGGATGTAGCAGCGGCAAAGGCCGCGTTCCTGCCCTCACTGAATATTAATCCTTATGTAGGTTTCAATAGTTTTAAGGGGAATTTATTATTTAATACCGGCTCCGTGGCTTATGGCTTATTAGGCGGTATAACGGCACCGATCTTAAATAAGAAGCAGCTGGCAGCACAATACCAGGTAAATTCTGCTTCGGCATTAAGTGCATTTTATAATTACAGGCAGCGGGTGATAGATGCTTACCAGGAAGTGATGACGGCATTGGCCCGGTTACATAATGGACAGGAGGCGTTCAGGCTGAAAGAGGCGGAAGTGATGATGCTGAAAGCCGGCGTATCGACAGCGAATGATCTGTATATAACTGGTTATGCGAATTACCTGGAAGTGATAATGGCGCAGCGGAGTGTGTTGGAAGCAGAGCTGGCGCTGGCGGATAGCAGAAGGGAATTGTTCTTAGGGTCGATAGAATTGTATCGCGCATTAGGAGGGATGTAG
- a CDS encoding chemotaxis protein CheB — protein MTVSLPRTLVIGGSAGSLDVLLQLLPLLDRACQLAIIIVLHRRSDNDSMLSDLLATRSVLPVKEAEEKDVLGPGMVYVAPADYHLLIEPDGSLTLDYSEKVNYSRPSIDVTFMAAAEVFGSKLACLLLSGANTDGAEGLQVAQEMGAVTAVQDPGEAEVAFMPKHAMTVMKVDRVLKQKEMADWVMSL, from the coding sequence ATGACAGTTTCGCTTCCCCGAACATTAGTGATTGGAGGTTCCGCAGGTAGTCTGGATGTATTATTGCAATTATTGCCCTTGCTCGATCGGGCCTGCCAGCTGGCAATTATTATTGTATTACACCGCAGGAGTGATAATGATTCTATGTTGTCAGATCTGCTGGCTACAAGGAGTGTATTGCCGGTGAAGGAAGCCGAGGAGAAGGATGTGTTAGGCCCGGGAATGGTGTACGTGGCCCCTGCAGATTATCATTTGCTGATTGAGCCGGATGGCTCACTGACCCTTGATTACTCTGAAAAAGTTAATTATAGCAGGCCGAGTATAGATGTAACTTTCATGGCGGCGGCCGAAGTATTTGGTAGTAAACTCGCATGCTTGTTATTGTCCGGCGCGAATACGGATGGGGCAGAAGGTTTGCAGGTGGCACAGGAAATGGGCGCCGTGACGGCGGTGCAGGACCCGGGAGAGGCGGAAGTAGCTTTCATGCCAAAGCATGCGATGACGGTGATGAAAGTGGACCGGGTGTTGAAACAAAAAGAAATGGCTGACTGGGTGATGTCATTATAA
- a CDS encoding efflux RND transporter periplasmic adaptor subunit, whose translation MRTTTVILMSIALGGCITKGEKTNSTDNLNTYPVVQLALTDTILHKNYVADIEAVRNVEIRARVNGFLNKIYVDEGQQVQQGQLLFSLNDEEFRAELARANAALSSAIADAKTAQLEQQRVQLLVDKKIIAKTELEVAAAKVAAANAKIDEARSAASNAATRLSYTSIRAPFTGYIDRIPSKTGSLIAEGSLLTSVSDIQDIYAYFNVSETEYLQHSRNKAENQNAEVKLVLADGTLYPHTGKIETIESEFEESTGSIAFRAKFPNPKALLKHGASGKIQLAADLDSTMLLPQKAVFEMQDKNYVFLLDANNHVKMKSFSPGPRLNNCYIVQAGLKPGDRVVYEGVRNLREGMQINPAPVSLDSIRAL comes from the coding sequence ATGCGCACAACTACTGTGATATTGATGAGCATCGCCCTGGGGGGATGCATTACCAAAGGAGAAAAAACGAATTCAACAGATAACCTGAATACTTATCCTGTAGTGCAGCTGGCACTTACAGACACCATATTACACAAGAACTACGTAGCTGACATCGAGGCTGTACGGAATGTAGAGATCCGTGCCCGGGTCAACGGTTTCCTCAATAAAATCTACGTAGACGAGGGGCAACAGGTACAACAGGGACAATTGCTCTTTAGTCTCAATGACGAAGAGTTCAGAGCTGAACTGGCCCGTGCAAATGCAGCACTCAGCAGCGCGATTGCCGATGCAAAGACCGCCCAGCTGGAACAACAGCGGGTACAATTGCTGGTGGATAAAAAAATAATTGCCAAAACAGAACTGGAAGTAGCTGCTGCAAAAGTGGCCGCTGCAAATGCCAAAATAGATGAGGCCCGCAGCGCAGCCAGCAATGCCGCTACCCGGCTGTCTTATACTTCTATCCGTGCACCCTTCACCGGTTATATCGACAGGATCCCTTCAAAGACCGGAAGCCTCATCGCGGAAGGTTCTTTGCTGACCTCTGTTTCAGACATCCAGGATATCTATGCCTACTTCAATGTTTCTGAAACTGAATACCTGCAGCATAGCCGTAATAAAGCGGAAAATCAAAATGCGGAAGTGAAACTCGTACTGGCTGATGGTACCCTCTACCCACATACCGGTAAGATCGAAACCATCGAAAGTGAATTTGAAGAAAGTACGGGGTCCATTGCTTTCAGGGCGAAGTTTCCAAATCCGAAAGCTTTGCTGAAACATGGCGCCAGTGGCAAAATACAACTCGCTGCTGACCTGGATAGCACCATGCTGCTTCCACAGAAAGCTGTATTCGAAATGCAGGATAAAAACTATGTGTTCCTGCTGGATGCAAACAATCATGTAAAGATGAAAAGCTTTAGCCCGGGTCCAAGACTGAACAACTGTTATATCGTACAGGCAGGTCTGAAGCCAGGAGACCGCGTGGTATACGAAGGTGTACGCAATCTCAGGGAGGGTATGCAGATCAATCCGGCGCCGGTATCGCTGGATAGTATCAGGGCGCTGTAA
- a CDS encoding CheR family methyltransferase gives MKEHVQHLKDEEVNILLNDLLEQYGYDFTDYSFASVKRRLQRVYINDRFPSFAEFRYRVIKDSTYLTYLMEQITVNVTEMFRDPAFFLALRKQVLPVLATYPFIRIWHAGCSTGEEVYSMAILLKEMNLLHKSVIYATDINESVLEKARKGIFPLAYMQQYSQNYLQSGGQHDFSQYYAANYEYAKFSESLSEKIIFAAHNLVTDRSFNEFQLIVCRNVLIYFNKELQDKVLHLFSESLEQLGFMALGAKETLRFTTVAPLFKPLAQKEKIWRKIAT, from the coding sequence ATGAAGGAGCACGTACAGCATTTGAAGGATGAGGAAGTAAATATATTGTTGAACGATTTGTTAGAGCAATATGGGTACGACTTTACAGATTATTCTTTCGCTTCTGTGAAGCGGAGGTTGCAGCGGGTTTATATCAATGACCGGTTCCCCAGCTTTGCTGAATTTCGCTACCGGGTGATCAAAGACAGTACTTACCTGACTTACCTGATGGAGCAGATCACGGTCAATGTAACAGAGATGTTTCGTGACCCTGCATTTTTCCTGGCTTTGCGCAAACAGGTATTGCCGGTGCTGGCTACCTATCCTTTTATCAGGATCTGGCATGCCGGCTGTTCTACCGGTGAAGAAGTATATTCAATGGCCATCCTGCTAAAGGAAATGAACCTGCTCCATAAGTCAGTTATCTATGCCACAGATATCAATGAAAGTGTGCTGGAAAAAGCCCGCAAAGGCATCTTTCCATTAGCGTATATGCAGCAGTATTCACAAAATTATTTGCAGTCAGGCGGACAGCATGATTTCTCACAGTATTATGCGGCGAACTATGAATACGCTAAATTTTCAGAGAGCCTGAGTGAGAAGATCATCTTTGCTGCCCACAATTTAGTAACAGATCGTTCCTTTAATGAATTTCAACTGATCGTCTGCCGCAATGTGTTGATTTATTTTAACAAGGAATTGCAGGATAAGGTACTGCACCTGTTCAGTGAAAGCCTGGAACAACTGGGCTTTATGGCTTTGGGTGCGAAAGAGACATTGCGGTTTACAACGGTTGCTCCTTTGTTTAAACCACTTGCACAGAAAGAAAAAATCTGGAGAAAAATAGCTACATGA